A part of Kitasatospora acidiphila genomic DNA contains:
- a CDS encoding CYTH domain-containing protein, whose amino-acid sequence MAVEIEMRARFDKETHDRLLNRLRQDGEDLGDDAKHIYFYVLPEQLLKVTDSTAAGTAKITLKGSKIGQGAAFPETEFAIAREDVPTAVKVFNALGFENAMHEAFNFRHNFHYQGVEIALKWSEAWGYHAEFEVLLDDGASDAAHDDASAQIIEAAAELGVTLMSEQELADFTAAFEAAEQERKAHEARAAPIR is encoded by the coding sequence GTGGCTGTCGAGATCGAGATGCGCGCCCGCTTCGACAAAGAGACCCACGACCGTCTCTTGAACCGTCTGAGGCAGGATGGCGAGGACCTGGGCGACGACGCCAAGCACATCTACTTCTATGTGCTGCCCGAGCAGTTGCTCAAAGTCACGGACAGCACCGCCGCCGGCACCGCCAAGATCACCCTCAAGGGCAGCAAGATCGGTCAGGGCGCTGCCTTCCCTGAGACCGAGTTCGCCATCGCCCGCGAGGACGTCCCGACGGCCGTGAAGGTGTTCAACGCCCTTGGCTTCGAGAACGCGATGCACGAGGCGTTCAACTTCCGCCACAACTTCCACTACCAGGGCGTGGAGATCGCGCTCAAGTGGAGCGAGGCATGGGGCTACCACGCCGAGTTCGAGGTGCTGCTCGACGACGGCGCCTCGGACGCCGCCCACGACGATGCGTCTGCCCAGATCATCGAGGCCGCCGCCGAGCTCGGCGTGACGCTGATGAGCGAGCAGGAGCTGGCCGACTTCACCGCCGCCTTCGAGGCCGCCGAGCAGGAGCGCAAGGCACATGAGGCACGGGCCGCTCCGATCCGGTAG
- a CDS encoding NUDIX hydrolase: MTQQTAEERPGIAAAIVVHEGRVLMVRRRVSEGQLSWQFPAGEIEAGESSEQAAVRETAEETGLGVAVIKLLGERMHPKTGRLMSYTACEVVSGTAEVVDTEELDQLAWVALAEIPEYVPYGLFEPVQEYLDATLLP; the protein is encoded by the coding sequence GTGACACAGCAGACTGCGGAGGAACGTCCGGGAATCGCCGCCGCGATCGTGGTCCACGAAGGCCGCGTCCTGATGGTCCGACGGCGGGTCAGCGAGGGCCAGCTCTCCTGGCAGTTTCCGGCTGGAGAGATCGAGGCCGGTGAGTCGTCTGAGCAGGCGGCTGTCCGTGAGACGGCGGAGGAGACCGGGCTCGGTGTGGCCGTGATCAAGCTCCTGGGTGAGCGCATGCATCCGAAGACCGGCCGACTGATGTCGTACACGGCCTGCGAAGTCGTCAGCGGCACCGCCGAGGTAGTCGACACGGAGGAACTGGACCAGCTCGCGTGGGTGGCTCTCGCTGAGATCCCCGAGTACGTGCCGTACGGGCTCTTCGAACCAGTGCAGGAATACCTGGACGCCACCCTCCTGCCCTGA
- a CDS encoding NUDIX hydrolase, which produces MDVIEVWSGRYACLLQSALRLTNEAFASQLGIAVRTVATWHADPSVVPRAEMQQLLDTAYEKASNAARQRFALLAAREGDGGAIETGTPAVQALRVAISIVVRQSAVLLVCRREEDASGITWQFPAGVIKPGAKPETVTVRETLDETGVHCAVRQSLGSRLHPVTGVLCEYFLCEYLAGEATNSDAVENVDVMWVPRNSVTRFIDADTIFPPILAALEEQT; this is translated from the coding sequence TTGGACGTCATCGAGGTCTGGAGCGGTCGTTACGCCTGCCTGCTTCAGTCCGCTCTTCGCCTCACTAACGAGGCGTTCGCAAGTCAGCTCGGGATCGCAGTGCGCACGGTGGCCACATGGCACGCTGACCCATCTGTCGTCCCGAGGGCGGAGATGCAGCAACTCCTCGACACCGCCTACGAGAAGGCTTCGAACGCGGCCCGCCAGCGCTTCGCGCTCTTGGCAGCCAGAGAAGGTGACGGCGGCGCCATTGAGACCGGCACACCGGCTGTCCAAGCCCTACGGGTGGCCATCTCGATTGTCGTCCGGCAGAGCGCCGTCCTGCTGGTCTGCCGACGCGAGGAAGATGCATCCGGGATCACCTGGCAGTTCCCGGCCGGGGTGATCAAGCCCGGCGCGAAGCCGGAGACCGTGACTGTCCGGGAGACGCTGGACGAAACCGGGGTCCACTGCGCGGTCCGCCAAAGCCTCGGCAGTCGTCTTCACCCGGTGACAGGAGTGCTGTGTGAGTACTTCCTGTGCGAGTACTTGGCTGGCGAGGCGACCAACAGCGACGCCGTCGAGAACGTCGACGTGATGTGGGTTCCTCGAAACTCGGTGACCCGCTTCATCGACGCCGATACGATCTTCCCACCCATCCTGGCCGCCCTGGAGGAGCAGACGTGA